GCTTCAACACCTGCGTCGACGGCGCCCAGTGGGACGAGGAAGCCAAAGTGTGGCGGGTGGGTCTGGCCGGCGGCGAGACCGTGACCGCGCAGTTCCTCATCGTGGCCACCGGCTTCCTGTGCCAGCCGAAGACCCCGGACATCCCCGGCATCGAGACGTTCGCCGGGCGCGTCATCCACACCGCGGCCTGGGATCACGAGTACTCCCTGACCGGGCGCCGCGCGGCGATCATCGGAACCGGCTCCACCGGGATCCAGGTCATCCCCGAGCTGGCCAAAGAGGTCGCCGAGCTGACGGTCTACCAGCGCACCCCGATCCTGGTGACACCCAAGTCCGACGTGGTGTTCCCGCCGGTGGTGCAGCGGATGTTCGCCCGGGTGCCGTTCACCCAGCGCATCGTGCGGTGGATCACCGACAATGTCACGGACTTCATGATGGTCCTGACCATGTGGCGCTACCGGCGGTTCAAGTTTCTGAACAAGGCGATGGCGGGCCAATCAGCCCTGCATCGGCTGCTGTCGGTGCGTGACCGCGAGCTGGCCCGCAAGATGCGCCCCGATTTCGACTTCGGCTGCAAACGCCCGTCGATCTCCAATGACTACTACCCGACGTTCACAAAGCCGCACGTGCACCTGGAGACCGCAGGCATCGAGCGGATCGAACCGGACGGCATCGTGTCCGCCGGCGGCACCAAGCGCGAGATCGACACCCTGGTGCTGGCGACGGGCTTCGACGTCTGGGAGGGCAACCTGCCGGCGATCGAGGTGGTCGGTCGTGGCGGTCGCAACCTGGGTAAGTGGTGGAGGGAGACCTGCTTCCAGGCCTACCAGGGCATGACGGCGCCCCAGTTCCCGAACTTCATCAATATGGCCAGCCCGTTCGCCTGGGTGGGTCTGTCCTGGTTCAACACCGTGGAGTACCAGATGCGCCACATGAACCGGTTGTTCGGCGAGCTGCAGCGGCGCCAAGCGCGCACCTTCGAGGTCACCGAAGAGGCCAACACCGCGTTCTACGAGCGGATGATGGGCCTGCTGGACAGCTCGGTGTTCCACCTGGGCAACTGCGCGACGTCGAATTCCTACTGGTTCAACCACAACACCGGGGAGGCGCCGCTCTTCCGGCCGACCTCGGTACGCACCGCGGTCAAGGAGCAGGATCACTTCCCGCTGTCGGACTACTTAATCGGGTAGCTTCGGCTGCCGCGGTCCTGAACTGGGGTTACAGTGATCGCTTGGGGGAAATCGTCTGGTGAGGGGCCTGGGAAAGTGACGAAAACGCACCACTTGAGCCTTAGCCGGCTGTCCGCAGCAGGATTGGTTCGCAGGTTTGCGCTGCCGATCATTCTCGGCTGGGTGGCGGTCACGCTTCTGGTGAGCCTCGCCGTGCCACCGCTGGAGCAGGTCGCCAAGGAACATCCGGTGTCATTGAGCGCCAAGGATGCGCCGTCCATTCAGGCGATGGCGCGGCTGGGACACGACTTCGCCGAGTCGGACACCGACAGCGCGGCGATGATCGTCATCGAGGGTGACGAGCCCCTCGGCGACGCCGCGCACCACTACTACAACGAGCTGATCGCTCAGCTCAACGCGGACACCAAGCACATTCAGCACATCCAGGACTTCTGGGGGGATCCGCTCACCGCGGGCGGGGCCCAGAGCCCCGACGGCAAGGCGGCGCTGGTCCAGCTGAACCTCGCCGGCAACCAGGGCGAGGCGCTGGCCAACGATTCCGTCGAGGCGGTCCGCGACATCGTGCACCGCACACCCGCACCGCCGGGCGTGCGGGCCTACGTCACCGGCCCCGCACCGATGGTCACCGACATGAACACCAGCGGTGACCGCGCGGTGCTGAAGATCCTGGTGGCCACCGT
This is a stretch of genomic DNA from Mycolicibacter terrae. It encodes these proteins:
- a CDS encoding flavin-containing monooxygenase, whose amino-acid sequence is MGTQQDQHYEAVIVGAGFGGIGAAIQLNRLGYQNILIVDREDGLGGTWRVNHYPGLSVDQPSTTYSYWFEPNPYWSRLFAPGHEVQAYAEHVADKYDVRRFMRFNTCVDGAQWDEEAKVWRVGLAGGETVTAQFLIVATGFLCQPKTPDIPGIETFAGRVIHTAAWDHEYSLTGRRAAIIGTGSTGIQVIPELAKEVAELTVYQRTPILVTPKSDVVFPPVVQRMFARVPFTQRIVRWITDNVTDFMMVLTMWRYRRFKFLNKAMAGQSALHRLLSVRDRELARKMRPDFDFGCKRPSISNDYYPTFTKPHVHLETAGIERIEPDGIVSAGGTKREIDTLVLATGFDVWEGNLPAIEVVGRGGRNLGKWWRETCFQAYQGMTAPQFPNFINMASPFAWVGLSWFNTVEYQMRHMNRLFGELQRRQARTFEVTEEANTAFYERMMGLLDSSVFHLGNCATSNSYWFNHNTGEAPLFRPTSVRTAVKEQDHFPLSDYLIG